Proteins encoded together in one Ipomoea triloba cultivar NCNSP0323 chromosome 4, ASM357664v1 window:
- the LOC116015037 gene encoding COP9 signalosome complex subunit 2, whose product MSSDADMEDYGFEYSDEEPEEQDVDIENQYYNSKGLVESDPEAALEGFAEVVRMEPEKADWGFKALKQTVKLYYKLGKYKEMMDAYREMLTYIKSAVTRNYSEKCINNIMDFVSGSASQNFSLLQEFYQTTLKALEESKNERLWFKTNLKLCKIWFDMGEYGRMNKILKELHKSCQKEDGSDDQKKGTHLLEVYAIEIQMYTETKNNKKLKELYQKALSIKSAIPHPRIMGIIRECGGKMHMAERQWADAATDFFEAFKNYDEAGNQRRIQCLKYLVLANMLMESEVNPFDGQEAKPYKNDPEILAMTNLIAAYQRNEILEFEKILKSNRRTIMDDPFIRNYIEDLMRNVRTQVLLKLIKPYTRIRIPFISKELNVPEKDVEELLVSLILDNRIQGHIDQVNRLLERGDRSKGMKKYTAVDKWNTQLRSLYQTVSNRVC is encoded by the exons GCCTGGTTGAATCGGATCCAGAAGCAGCACTTGAGGGTTTTGCTGAAGTAGTTAGGATGGAACCTGAGAAAGCTGATTG GGGATTTAAAGCCTTAAAACAAACCGTTAAGCTGTACTATAAGCTGGGGAAATACAAAGAAATGATGGATGCTTATAGAGAAATGCTGACTTATATTAAATCAGCTGTAACACGTAATTACAGTGAAAAGTGTATAAACAATATTATGGATTTTGTTTCTGGATCAGCCAGTCAGAACTTCAGCCTCCTCCAAGAGTTCTACCAAACAACACTGAAGGCTCTTGAAGAATCAAAGAATGAG AGGTTGTGGTTCAAGACAAATCTAAAGCTTTGCAAAATTTGGTTTGACATGGGTGAATATGGGAGGATGAACAAG ATTTTGAAAGAGCTCCATAAGTCTTGTCAAAAAGAAGATGGCTCAGATGATCAGAAGAAAGGAACACACTTATTGGAGGTATATGCAATTGAGATCCAAATGTACACTGAGACTAAGAACAACAAGaaactgaag gAACTATACCAGAAAGCACTGTCTATAAAGTCAGCAATTCCTCACCCACGAATTATGGGAATCATTCGTGAATGTGGAGGTAAAATGCATATGGCTGAGCGACAATGGGCAGATGCAGCTACGGACTTCTTTGAAGCTTTTAAAAACTATGATGAAGCTGGAAACCAGCGGCGTATCCAATGTCTAAA GTACTTAGTATTGGCTAATATGCTGATGGAGTCTGAGGTCAACCCTTTTGATGGCCAAGAAGCAAAACC atataaaaatgaTCCTGAGATATTGGCAATGACAAACTTGATAGCAGCATATCAACGAAATGAGATCCTGGAGTTTGAAAAAATTCTCAAG AGTAATAGAAGGACAATAATGGATGATCCTTTTATACGAAATTACATTGAAGATCTTATGAGGAATGTGAGGACTCAAGTGTTGCTCAAACTGATCAAGCCTTACACAAGAATTCGGATCCCTTTCATATCCAAG GAACTTAATGTACCTGAGAAAGATGTGGAGGAGCTGTTGGTTTCGCTAATATTGGATAATCGTATACAAGGACACATTGATCAGGTGAACCGGCTCCTAGAACGTGGTGACAG GTCAAAGGGGATGAAGAAATACACTGCCGTGGATAAGTGGAACACACAGCTTAGGTCCCTCTATCAGACTGTTAGTAACCGAGTGTGTtaa
- the LOC116014876 gene encoding CBL-interacting protein kinase 32-like, producing the protein MNQPKIKRKVGKYELGRTIGEGSFAKVKFARNSETGEHVALKILDKDKVLKHKMAEQIKREIATMKLIRHPNVVRLYEVMASKTKIFIVLEFVTGGELFDKIVNHGRMREDEARKYFQQLINAVDYCHSRGVYHRDLKPENLLLDASGNLKVSDFGLSALSQQIRDDGLLHTTCGTPNYVAPEVLDDQGYDGSAADLWSCGVILFVLLAGYLPFDDPNLMNLYKKISCAEFTCPPWISFSAMKLITRILDPNPVTRITIPEILEDEWFKKDYKPPVFYEKEDTNLDDVEAVFKDCKEHHVTEKKEEQPTAMNAFELISMSKGLDLGNLFDEKGFKRETRFTSKCPANEIITKIEEAAKPLGFDVRKKNYKMRLENSKAGRKGNLNVSTEVFQVAPSLHLVEVRKAKGDTLEFHKFYKNLSTCLEDVVWRTEEDMQETT; encoded by the exons ATGAATCAACCGAAAATCAAGCGTAAAGTTGGTAAATATGAACTCGGGCGGACAATAGGCGAGGGATCATTTGCCAAAGTTAAGTTTGCGAGGAATTCCGAGACTGGAGAACATGTTGCTCTGAAGATTCTTGACAAAGATAAGGTCCTAAAGCACAAAATGGCGGAACAG ATCAAGCGGGAAATAGCTACAATGAAGCTAATAAGACATCCAAATGTTGTTCGCTTGTATGAG GTGATGGCGAGCAAGACCAAAATATTCATTGTTCTGGAATTTGTTACCGGTGGAgagctttttgataaaatt GTAAATCATGGACGGATGAGGGAGGATGAGGCAAGGAAATATTTCCAGCAACTTATAAATGCGGTTGATTATTGCCATAGCAGGGGAGTCTACCACAGAGATTTGAAG CCAGAGAATTTACTATTGGATGCTTCTGGGAATCTCAAGGTTTCTGATTTTGGATTGAGTGCACTGTCCCAGCAAATCAGG GATGACGGCTTACTTCACACCACCTGTGGAACTCCAAACTATGTTGCTCCTGAG GTTTTAGATGATCAAGGTTACGATGGGTCGGCTGCGGACTTGTGGTCCTGTGGAGTCATACTCTTTGTATTGCTTGCAGGATACTTGCCTTTTGATGATCCTAATCTTATGAACCTATATAAAAAA ATATCCTGCGCTGAATTTACTTGCCCCCCGTGGATCTCCTTCAGTGCCATGAAGTTAATTACTCGAATTTTGGACCCAAACCCCGTTACT CGAATTACCATTCCCGAGATATTGGAAGATGAGTGGTTTAAAAAAGACTATAAACCTCCCGTTTTTTATGAGAAAGAAGATACAAACCTGGATGATGTGGAGGCTGTTTTTAAGGATTGTAAA GAGCATCATGTTACGGAGAAAAAGGAAGAGCAGCCAACTGCCATGAATGCATTTGAGTTAATTTCTATGTCAAAAGGGCTCGATCTTGGAAATCTCTTTGATGAAAAG GGATTCAAGAGGGAAACGAGGTTCACTTCTAAATGCCCAGCAAATGAGATAATCACTAAGATCGAAGAAGCTGCAAAGCCCCTTGGTTTTGATGTTCGGAAGAAGAACTACAAG ATGCGGCTGGAAAACAGTAAAgcaggaagaaaaggaaatctTAATGTTTCAACTGAG GTATTCCAAGTTGCCCCCTCTCTTCACCTGGTCGAGGTGCGAAAGGCTAAAGGAGACACGTTGGAATTCCACAAG tTTTACAAGAACCTTTCTACTTGCCTTGAAGATGTAGTTTGGAGAACTGAAGAAGATATGCAAGAAACAACATAG
- the LOC116014877 gene encoding probable serine/threonine-protein kinase PBL2 translates to MGICLAKPAKLAHASSSLFAENKASSPSEKKGSNNSSQPTPNGSVANTLATPSCNPPALSNLKPFAFNDLKVATRNFRSDSLLGEGGFGYVFKGWVDENSFAPCRPGTGMVVAVKKLKPESFQGHREWVSEVNYLSELHHTNLVRLIGYCLESENRLLVYEFMPKGSLENHLFRKGVQLMPWSIRMRIAVDVARGLSFLHGLNANVIYRDLKASNILLDSDFNAKLSDFGLARDGPVGDKSHVSTRVVGTRGYAAPEYVATGHLTPKSDVYSFGVVLLELLSGKRALGDESVGGAEETLVDWARPSLNDSRRVVRIMDTRLGGQYSKKGAQAAAALAYKCLHIDPKARPPMADVLAALENLPVPKDASRATQKKLDHSHKTVRAPTNSR, encoded by the exons ATGGGTATTTGCCTGGCCAAACCAGCAAAGCTTGCTCATGCTTCTTCTAGCTTATTTGCTG AGAATAAGGCATCTTCTCCCTCTGAGAAGAAAGGCTCCAATAATTCCAGCCAGCCAACGCCCAATGGCAGTGTGGCCAATACTCTTGCAACTCCCAGTTGCAATCCCCCCGCCTTAAGTAACCTCAAGCCTTTCGCCTTCAATGACCTAAAAGTCGCCACTAGGAATTTCCGGTCTGACAGTCTTCTCGGTGAGGGAGGTTTTGGCTATGTCTTCAAAGGATGGGTAGACGAAAACTCATTCGCTCCCTGCAGACCGGGAACCGGGATGGTAGTGGCTGTAAAGAAACTTAAGCCCGAGAGCTTCCAAGGTCACAGAGAATGGGTT TCGGAGGTTAACTACTTAAGCGAGCTCCATCACACGAATCTCGTGAGGTTGATCGGGTATTGCTTGGAATCTGAAAACAGACTTTTGGTTTACGAGTTCATGCCAAAAGGAAGCTTGGAAAACCATCTGTTCCGGA AAGGAGTTCAACTCATGCCTTGGTCTATTAGAATGCGTATTGCTGTTGATGTTGCACGGGGTTTATCCTTCTTGCATGGTCTCAATGCGAATGTGATCTACCGGGACCTTAAGGCTTCCAACATTCTTCTTGATTCG GACTTCAACGCGAAACTTTCTGATtttggccttgcgagagatggTCCTGTTGGAGACAAGTCTCACGTTTCAACTCGGGTAGTAGGAACTCGAGGCTATGCTGCACCAGAATATGTTGCCACAG GTCACTTGACTCCAAAGAGCGATGTCTACAGCTTCGGGGTAGTCCTGCTAGAGCTGCTATCAGGAAAGCGAGCCCTAGGCGACGAGAGCGTAGGGGGCGCCGAAGAAACCTTAGTCGACTGGGCGAGGCCATCCCTAAACGATAGCCGACGAGTTGTGAGAATCATGGACACCAGGTTAGGTGGTCAGTATTCCAAGAAAGGTGCTCAAGCTGCAGCTGCTCTTGCCTATAAGTGCCTCCACATAGACCCAAAAGCAAGGCCACCCATGGCAGATGTTTTAGCTGCACTTGAAAACCTCCCAGTACCAAAAGATGCATCTAGGGCAACACAAAAGAAATTGGATCACTCTCACAAGACAGTAAGAGCCCCCACAAACTCCAGATAG
- the LOC116014880 gene encoding CBL-interacting protein kinase 32-like: MASKTKIFIVLEFVTGGELFDKIVNHGRMREDEARKYFQQLINAVDYCHSRGVYHRDLKPENLLLDASGNLKVSDFGLSALSQQIRDDGLLHTTCGTPNYVAPEVLDDQGYDGSAADLWSCGVILFVLLAGYLPFDDPNLMNLYKKISCAEFTCPPWISFSAMKLITRILDPNPVTRITIPEILEDEWFKKDYKPPVFYEKEDTNLDDVEAVFKDCKEHHVTEKKEEQPTAMNAFELISMSKGLDLGNLFDEKGFKRETRFTSKCPANEIITKIEEAAKPLGFDVRKKNYKMRLENSKAGRKGNLNVSTEVFQVAPSLHLVEVRKAKGDTLEFHKFYKNLSTCLEDVVWRTEEDMQETT, from the exons ATGGCGAGCAAGACCAAAATATTCATTGTTCTGGAATTTGTTACCGGTGGAgagctttttgataaaatt GTAAATCATGGACGGATGAGGGAGGATGAGGCAAGGAAATATTTCCAGCAACTTATAAATGCGGTTGATTATTGCCATAGCAGGGGAGTCTACCACAGAGATTTGAAG CCAGAGAATTTACTATTGGATGCTTCTGGGAATCTCAAGGTTTCTGATTTTGGATTGAGTGCACTGTCCCAGCAAATCAGG GATGACGGCTTACTTCACACCACCTGTGGAACTCCAAACTATGTTGCTCCTGAG GTTTTAGATGATCAAGGTTACGATGGGTCGGCTGCGGACTTGTGGTCCTGTGGAGTCATACTCTTTGTATTGCTTGCAGGATACTTGCCTTTTGATGATCCTAATCTTATGAACCTATATAAAAAA ATATCCTGCGCTGAATTTACTTGCCCCCCGTGGATCTCCTTCAGTGCCATGAAGTTAATTACTCGAATTTTGGACCCAAACCCCGTTACT CGAATTACCATTCCCGAGATATTGGAAGATGAGTGGTTTAAAAAAGACTATAAACCTCCCGTTTTTTATGAGAAAGAAGATACAAACCTGGATGATGTGGAGGCTGTTTTTAAGGATTGTAAA GAGCATCATGTTACGGAGAAAAAGGAAGAGCAGCCAACTGCCATGAATGCATTTGAGTTAATTTCTATGTCAAAAGGGCTCGATCTTGGAAATCTCTTTGATGAAAAG GGATTCAAGAGGGAAACGAGGTTCACTTCTAAATGCCCAGCAAATGAGATAATCACTAAGATCGAAGAAGCTGCAAAGCCCCTTGGTTTTGATGTTCGGAAGAAGAACTACAAG ATGCGGCTGGAAAACAGTAAAgcaggaagaaaaggaaatctTAATGTTTCAACTGAG GTATTCCAAGTTGCCCCCTCTCTTCACCTGGTCGAGGTGCGAAAGGCTAAAGGAGACACGTTGGAATTCCACAAG tTTTACAAGAACCTTTCTACTTGCCTTGAAGATGTAGTTTGGAGAACTGAAGAAGATATGCAAGAAACAACATAG
- the LOC116014878 gene encoding nuclear intron maturase 4, mitochondrial: MLCKCGKLARLHLFSYRTKISLLIEETRNPIKRFVGVSFYSTVQGDLCNNRNKDYGKLATGLASLVEESSVLRDEESRMSLAQNLASLVEETSIVKTKRMSRMEQKRFLERQIKKKVKEQYMNGKFKDLMAKLIGDHKTLRDAYDCIRLNSNVDLVLDGDDLPFEAMAEELSLGHFDVSANTYSIATRGPKKEVLILPNVKLRVVQEAIRIVLEVVYRPHFSKISHGCRSGRSHLSALRYICKDMKNADWWFTLPINKKLDNCILTKLISVMEDKIEDPSLFAIIRSMFDCQVLNLEFGGFPKGHGLPQEGSLSPILMNIYLDLFDREMYRMSMRYEALDTGPKTEEDANMSKLRSWFRRQMNGGGTVEVNTGGYSGVRVHSCRFMDEIFIAVSGHKEVAVALKSEMQDFLKNSLHLEVDNDIDILPCDGHNGIRFLGGVVKRSLIESPALKAVHKLKEKVKLFALQKQEAWDAGTIRIGKKCLAHGLKKVKESEIKHLADNSSTLSKVSHFRKAGMETDHWFKVLLKVWMQDINAKSAENQEFILSKHLVEPSLPQELRDSFYEFQKCVDKYISSETASTLALLPNANSSSESAFRTQIIAPVTAIKKRLYRYGLTNSDGFPHACHMLIFLDHNHIIDWFSGIVKRLLRWYSEFDNFNEVKLIICNQLRMSCIRTLAVKYRIHEKVIEKKFDSELSRIPSTDEVELELELTNEASTSQTSDNDDSLTYGISYSGICLLSLARMVSQSRPCNCFVTGCVAAAPRVYTLHVMERQKFPGWKTGFSSCIHPSLHRRRIGLCNDHLKDLFLGNISLQSIDFGSWR, translated from the exons ATGTTGTGCAAATGTGGGAAACTTGCAAGATTGCATCTTTTCAGCTACCGTACCAAAATTTCATTGTTGATAGAGGAAACAA GGAATCCTATCAAAAGATTTGTAGGTGTCTCATTTTATTCGACTGTTCAAGGGGATTTGTGTAATAATCGTAATAAGGATTATGGCAAACTGGCAACCGGTTTAGCCTCTTTGGTTGAGGAATCTTCTGTTCTTCGGGATGAAGAATCCAGAATGTCGTTAGCTCAGAACTTGGCAAGCTTGGTTGAGGAGACTTCTATAGTTAAGACGAAACGGATGTCTAGGATGGAGCAGAAGAGGTTTCTTGAGCGGCAAATAAAGAAGAAGGTGAAGGAACAGTACATGAATGGGAAGTTTAAGGACCTTATGGCAAAATTGATTGGTGATCACAAGACTCTTCGGGATGCTTATGATTGTATTAGACTGAACTCTAATGTTGATCTAGTGTTGGATGGAGATGACTTGCCTTTTGAAGCCATGGCAGAAGAGTTATCTCTTGGACATTTCGACGTAAGTGCTAACACATATTCAATTGCCACAAGGGGGCCTAAGAAAGAAGTACTTATTCTTCCGAATGTTAAGCTCAGAGTTGTTCAGGAAGCTATTAGAATAGTGCTGGAAGTTGTTTACAGACCTCACTTTTCCAAGATTTCACATGGTTGCCGAAGTGGAAGAAGTCACTTGTCTGCTCTTAGATACATCTGCAAGGATATGAAGAATGCCGACTGGTGGTTCACATTACCCATTAATAAAAAGCTTGACAATTGCATCCTTACTAAACTCATATCAGTCATGGAAGATAAGATTGAGGATCCCAGCTTATTTGCTATCATTCGTAGCATGTTTGATTGCCAGGTGCTGAATTTAGAATTTGGCGGCTTTCCTAAAGGACATGGTCTTCCACAAGAGGGAAGCTTGTCTCCGATATTGATGAATATATATCTCGACCTCTTTGACCGAGAAATGTACAGAATGTCAATGAGATATGAAGCTCTTGATACTGGACCGAAGACTGAAGAAGATGCAAACATGTCTAAGCTTCGTAGTTGGTTTAGGAGGCAAATGAATGGCGGTGGTACTGTAGAAGTTAATACCGGGGGATACTCTGGTGTTAGGGTGCATAGTTGTCGTTTCATGGATGAGATTTTTATTGCGGTGTCAGGTCACAAAGAAGTTGCTGTTGCTTTGAAGTCTGAGATGCAAGATTTCTTGAAGAATTCTCTCCATTTGGAAGTTGATAATGATATAGATATTTTGCCATGTGATGGGCATAATGGAATTCGGTTCCTAGGCGGTGTAGTTAAAAGAAGCCTGATAGAGAGTCCTGCACTAAAAGCAGTTCACAAGTTGAAGGAAAAGGTGAAGCTATTTGCGTTGCAAAAACAAGAGGCGTGGGATGCAGGGACAATTAGAATTGGCAAGAAATGTCTAGCACACGGGCTGAAGAAGGTGAAGGAATCAGAGATCAAACATTTAGCTGATAATAGCTCCACTCTGAGCAAAGTTTCCCATTTCCGGAAAGCTGGAATGGAAACTGATCACTGGTTCAAAGTCTTATTGAAAGTCTGGATGCAAGACATAAACGCTAAAAGTGCAGAGAATCAGGAATTTATCTTATCTAAACACTTGGTAGAGCCATCCCTTCCCCAAGAGCTACGAGATTCCTTTTATGAATTCCAGAAGTGCGTTGACAAATATATTTCTTCTGAAACGGCTTCAACTCTTGCACTTTTGCCTAATGCCAATTCTTCATCTGAATCTGCGTTTAGAACTCAGATTATAGCCCCGGTCACCGCCATTAAGAAGCGTCTCTATCGATATGGATTGACAAACTCTGATGGGTTTCCTCATGCATGCCATATGCTCATTTTTCTGGACCACAATCACATTATCGATTGGTTCTCAGGTATAGTTAAGCGGCTACTCAGATGGTACAGTGAGTTTGACAACTTTAATGAAGTAAAGCTCATTATTTGTAATCAACTAAGGATGTCTTGCATCAGAACACTGGCAGTGAAGTACAGAATACATGAGAAGGTGATAGAGAAAAAGTTCGATTCAGAACTAAGCAGAATCCCTTCAACCGATGAGGTTGAGCTTGAGCTTGAGCTAACAAACGAAGCATCGACTTCTCAGACATCTGATAATGATGATTCCTTAACGTATGGAATATCGTACAGTGGCATATGCTTACTGTCTTTAGCACGAATGGTGAGCCAGTCGCGACCTTGCAACTGTTTCGTTACAGGATGCGTGGCTGCTGCTCCACGCGTATACACTCTTCATGTGATGGAAAGGCAAAAGTTCCCGGGATGGAAGACAGGGTTTTCGAGTTGCATACATCCTAGTTTACATAGAAGGAGAATTGGGTTGTGTAATGATCATCTGAAAGATCTGTTTCTTGGTAATATTTCACTTCAATCTATTGATTTTGGTTCTTGGAGATGA